A portion of the Desulfosoma caldarium genome contains these proteins:
- a CDS encoding ArsR/SmtB family transcription factor, with protein MKDFLRVMKALSDPSRVKILKMLTRRELCVCELQAGLGLAQPTVSKHLKILEDAGLVEKRKDGLWVNYRPADGHSSPYAATLLGNLKHWLNEDPEIQKLLQNVPFLDRAAVCTRSTERAR; from the coding sequence ATGAAGGATTTCCTTCGGGTCATGAAGGCCCTTTCGGATCCGAGCCGCGTGAAGATTCTCAAGATGCTGACGCGTCGAGAACTGTGCGTGTGTGAATTGCAAGCGGGGCTTGGCCTGGCGCAGCCGACCGTATCCAAGCATCTCAAAATTCTGGAGGATGCCGGCCTGGTGGAAAAGCGCAAAGACGGCCTCTGGGTCAACTATCGGCCTGCGGACGGACACAGCAGCCCGTATGCCGCCACCCTTTTGGGTAACCTCAAGCACTGGCTGAACGAGGATCCGGAAATTCAAAAGCTACTGCAAAATGTTCCCTTTTTGGATCGCGCTGCCGTGTGTACACGATCCACGGAAAGAGCCCGATGA
- a CDS encoding cation diffusion facilitator family transporter has protein sequence MPFHPMGKHGKTVDDPAAQLRDPVHDVDDPLSREFPDVSGEDEAHGHGACEHHGHGLHAQDASGSRLLLTMLLNLLIPSAQVVGGVLANSVAVLSDATHNFGDFAALLIAYIAWRVGRRGATTRHTFGFRRVEILAALLNVLLLVGACSVILWEAVQRFRHPQEISGSWVMALAAVGVVGNGFSAWLLHRDAAHNLNMRGAFLHMMGDLLTSVAVLINGAVLLFKPWTWLDPLLSLIIVALILKNCWSVLQEAVAVLMNAAPRHVDISRVKETLEALPGVLNAHYLHAWHVSSSSIAFSCHLVIPDQKLSQGEQVRRQAAEALRRHFGIDHAIIQLETLCCGNGSLLCEGSCHGTTAMPSTESSRGEGRETRPAATSVPLHEGLSRKSQRFRQGALTVVRIALGLVFLYAAYEKILEPWDFAQTVDNYKLLPAWAVNAVALVLPWLEALVGVCLMAGLWLPGAFTTATGLLVVFLGSLVVNLLRGVDVDCGCFGTGEGVRNWSMRLSILRDAVLLGMAAVGTWLVMSASRSERLKPMQGIGEETARSRE, from the coding sequence ATGCCTTTCCATCCGATGGGCAAGCACGGCAAGACCGTGGACGATCCTGCGGCCCAACTTCGAGATCCTGTTCACGATGTGGACGATCCTTTGAGTCGTGAATTTCCAGACGTCAGTGGTGAGGATGAGGCCCACGGGCATGGCGCGTGCGAACACCATGGACACGGTCTCCACGCCCAGGACGCTTCCGGAAGCCGATTACTCCTTACCATGCTTCTCAATCTGCTGATTCCGTCGGCTCAGGTTGTCGGCGGCGTTTTGGCCAACAGCGTGGCCGTTCTTTCGGATGCCACTCACAATTTCGGTGATTTCGCCGCGCTGCTCATTGCCTACATCGCCTGGCGCGTGGGACGGCGAGGCGCTACGACGCGCCATACCTTTGGTTTTCGGCGCGTGGAAATCCTGGCTGCTCTGCTCAATGTGCTCCTTCTCGTGGGCGCGTGCTCGGTGATTCTTTGGGAAGCCGTTCAAAGATTCCGACACCCTCAAGAGATCTCCGGCTCATGGGTCATGGCCTTGGCCGCGGTAGGCGTTGTGGGCAACGGCTTTTCAGCGTGGCTTCTCCACCGTGATGCGGCCCATAACCTGAACATGCGTGGCGCGTTTCTCCACATGATGGGGGATCTTTTGACCTCCGTCGCCGTTTTGATCAACGGCGCCGTTCTTCTTTTCAAGCCATGGACCTGGCTCGATCCTTTGTTGTCGTTGATCATCGTGGCTTTGATTCTCAAGAATTGCTGGAGCGTTTTGCAGGAAGCCGTAGCGGTCCTCATGAACGCTGCGCCGCGCCACGTGGACATCTCCCGTGTCAAAGAAACCTTGGAAGCCCTCCCGGGCGTCCTCAATGCCCATTACCTTCATGCATGGCACGTGAGCTCCTCCAGCATCGCCTTTTCATGCCATCTGGTGATCCCGGACCAAAAGCTCAGCCAAGGGGAGCAGGTGAGGCGGCAGGCGGCCGAGGCGCTGCGGCGCCACTTTGGTATCGATCATGCCATTATTCAACTAGAAACCCTCTGCTGCGGCAACGGATCGCTGCTCTGTGAAGGATCGTGCCATGGAACAACCGCCATGCCCTCTACTGAGAGCTCGAGGGGGGAAGGTCGGGAAACACGGCCCGCGGCAACGTCGGTCCCGCTCCACGAGGGTCTTTCAAGAAAATCTCAACGCTTTCGTCAGGGCGCTTTAACGGTGGTGCGCATCGCCCTGGGGCTCGTTTTTCTGTACGCAGCCTACGAAAAGATTCTTGAACCGTGGGATTTTGCACAAACCGTTGACAACTATAAACTCCTTCCGGCCTGGGCCGTCAACGCGGTCGCCTTGGTGCTTCCGTGGCTTGAGGCTCTGGTGGGCGTCTGCCTCATGGCCGGACTGTGGCTGCCCGGAGCCTTCACAACGGCCACGGGACTTTTGGTGGTTTTTTTGGGATCCCTCGTCGTGAATCTGCTTCGAGGTGTGGATGTGGACTGCGGTTGTTTTGGCACGGGCGAAGGTGTCCGGAACTGGTCCATGCGACTCAGTATCCTTCGCGACGCCGTGCTTTTGGGCATGGCCGCAGTGGGAACATGGCTGGTCATGAGCGCGAGCCGGTCGGAACGGTTGAAACCGATGCAAGGAATTGGAGAGGAAACAGCGAGGTCAAGAGAATGA
- a CDS encoding permease codes for MTWSEIWKPLTFIVGTFLILFWLPMESQRFRGAVLESLALAKWYAQEHVLLCLVPAFFIAGAIACFVSQAAVMKYLGAGAKKVLAYGVASVSGTILAVCSCTVLPLFAGIWKRGAGLGPAIAFLYSGPAINVLAIVLTARILGLPLGIARAVGAILFSIVIGLLMHLIFRKEEQLKAAAALHMPAPDVERPLWQNVVYFASMVGVLIFATWGKPSSPVGFWNAVYNVKWYVCGAFALFLGYLLVQWFRVKAYKIVFSAIAVAVLAWLFPHEPLIAFSAGLVLFTVCLVTTRGETETWFLSTWDFTKQITPLLFGGVLVAGLLLGRPDGSEGLIPSRWVSGLVGGNSLEANFFAAIVGAFMYFATLTEVPILQGLLGAGMGKGPALALLLAGPALSLPNMLVIRSVLGTWKTAVFVTLVVIMSTTAGLIFGAYF; via the coding sequence ATTACCTGGTCGGAGATTTGGAAACCGTTGACCTTTATTGTGGGCACCTTTCTCATCCTTTTTTGGCTGCCCATGGAAAGTCAGAGGTTTCGCGGCGCGGTTTTGGAATCCTTGGCCTTGGCCAAGTGGTACGCTCAGGAACACGTCTTGCTCTGTCTGGTTCCCGCTTTTTTCATTGCCGGGGCCATCGCCTGTTTTGTCTCCCAGGCCGCGGTCATGAAATATTTAGGCGCCGGCGCCAAAAAGGTTTTGGCCTACGGTGTGGCGTCGGTTTCTGGAACCATTTTGGCGGTGTGTTCCTGCACGGTGCTTCCGCTTTTTGCCGGCATTTGGAAACGCGGCGCGGGACTGGGCCCGGCCATTGCCTTTCTGTATTCGGGACCGGCCATCAACGTCTTGGCCATTGTGCTCACCGCGCGCATTCTCGGATTGCCTTTGGGTATCGCCCGTGCCGTGGGCGCCATTTTATTTAGCATCGTGATCGGGCTGTTGATGCATTTGATCTTTCGTAAAGAGGAACAGCTCAAAGCGGCCGCGGCGCTCCACATGCCGGCTCCGGACGTGGAAAGGCCTCTGTGGCAGAACGTGGTCTATTTTGCCAGCATGGTCGGTGTGCTCATCTTTGCCACCTGGGGCAAACCTTCCTCGCCCGTGGGTTTCTGGAACGCGGTCTACAACGTCAAGTGGTATGTCTGCGGCGCCTTTGCGCTCTTTTTGGGCTATCTTTTGGTGCAGTGGTTTCGCGTCAAAGCCTACAAGATCGTTTTTTCCGCCATCGCCGTGGCCGTCTTGGCCTGGCTGTTTCCTCACGAGCCCCTTATCGCCTTTTCGGCGGGCTTGGTGCTTTTTACGGTGTGTTTGGTCACGACGCGCGGTGAGACCGAAACCTGGTTTTTGTCCACCTGGGATTTCACCAAACAGATCACGCCCCTTCTTTTCGGCGGTGTTCTTGTAGCAGGCCTTTTGCTCGGCCGTCCAGACGGATCCGAAGGTCTGATTCCATCCCGGTGGGTCAGCGGACTTGTGGGCGGCAACTCGCTGGAGGCCAATTTCTTCGCCGCCATTGTGGGGGCGTTTATGTATTTTGCCACCTTGACGGAAGTGCCCATTTTGCAAGGGTTGCTCGGCGCCGGTATGGGCAAGGGACCCGCGTTGGCGCTGCTTTTGGCCGGACCGGCCCTGAGTCTTCCCAACATGCTGGTCATTCGAAGCGTCCTGGGAACTTGGAAGACCGCGGTGTTCGTGACTCTTGTGGTGATTATGTCCACCACGGCAGGCTTGATTTTCGGGGCGTATTTCTAG
- a CDS encoding arsenate reductase ArsC, whose translation MAERKRILFLCTGNSCRSQMAEAWTRTLKGDIYEPFSAGVDPKGLDPRAVKAMAEVGIDMRGQRSKSVEDLPVQDFAYVVTLCSHAQESCPYFPASVKRLHVPFDDPPLLAAEAATEEEAMAPYRRVRDEIKTFVENLDL comes from the coding sequence GTGGCGGAACGAAAACGCATTCTCTTTCTGTGTACCGGGAATTCTTGTCGAAGCCAAATGGCGGAAGCCTGGACCCGCACCCTCAAAGGGGATATCTACGAACCCTTTTCGGCCGGTGTGGATCCCAAAGGACTAGATCCTCGCGCGGTCAAGGCCATGGCGGAAGTGGGCATCGACATGAGAGGACAGCGATCCAAATCGGTGGAGGATCTGCCGGTTCAGGACTTCGCCTACGTGGTCACCCTGTGTAGCCATGCCCAGGAGTCCTGTCCCTATTTTCCCGCCAGCGTGAAACGGTTACACGTCCCCTTTGACGATCCTCCTCTCTTGGCGGCCGAAGCCGCCACAGAGGAGGAGGCCATGGCGCCCTATCGGCGGGTTCGCGACGAAATCAAAACTTTTGTCGAAAACCTCGATCTCTAG
- a CDS encoding putative zinc-binding protein, which produces MTEPCCPTGGGAQGNVMILACSGGSNVGQLSNQAAVELTVEGFGKMFCLAGIGGHLSGFVQSAKDIPAMVAIDGCQVGCAKAILEHAQVPLKAYVVLTDLGIEKNKNFTLERGTLEKVKAAVREACKDLPTDAPSGSICCG; this is translated from the coding sequence ATGACGGAGCCGTGTTGCCCCACCGGGGGCGGTGCTCAAGGAAACGTGATGATTTTAGCCTGCTCGGGAGGGTCCAACGTGGGGCAATTGTCCAACCAAGCCGCGGTGGAACTCACCGTGGAAGGATTTGGCAAGATGTTTTGCCTCGCGGGCATCGGCGGGCACTTGTCGGGGTTTGTGCAGTCTGCCAAAGACATACCGGCCATGGTGGCCATCGATGGGTGCCAGGTGGGCTGTGCCAAGGCTATTTTGGAACACGCCCAGGTGCCCCTCAAAGCCTATGTGGTGCTGACAGATCTTGGCATCGAAAAAAACAAGAACTTTACCCTGGAACGTGGAACTTTAGAAAAAGTCAAGGCGGCTGTGAGAGAAGCCTGTAAAGACCTTCCCACAGACGCCCCTTCCGGGTCAATTTGCTGCGGTTGA
- the arsB gene encoding ACR3 family arsenite efflux transporter: protein MASEAGIKKEGRGLSLFEKYLSVWVLLCIVAGIFLGRVAPEVARYLDGLAIYVNEAPVVSIPIAVCLFFMMYPIMVKIDFGEVLMAGKNLKPVGLTLFVNWAIKPFTMYAIALFFLGYAFKGLIGPDAVDYVKMPLGLDLPVGATHGVGTVVLHNGLKMLEVPLWRSYLAGCILLGIAPCTAMVLVWGYLARGNDGHTLVMVAINSLTMLFLYGPLGGFLLGVGRLPVPWQALVLSIGIYVALPLVAGYFSRKLIIRAKGVDWFEQKFLHVLTPVTIIALLVTLILLFSFKGDVIVGNPLTILWIAIPLFIQTNLIFWLAYGLSKALKLRYEDAAPSAMIGASNHFEVAIATATLLFGLASGAALATVVGVLIEVPVMLMLVKICLGTRHWFTDWLKGMNLHEAVARLMEDVGRMQQELRELKARIR, encoded by the coding sequence ATGGCATCAGAGGCAGGAATCAAGAAGGAAGGTCGGGGTCTCAGTCTGTTTGAGAAGTATCTTTCCGTGTGGGTGCTTTTGTGCATTGTGGCGGGCATCTTTTTGGGCCGGGTCGCTCCGGAGGTGGCTCGCTATCTTGACGGCTTGGCCATTTACGTCAATGAGGCCCCCGTGGTTTCTATCCCCATTGCCGTTTGCCTCTTTTTTATGATGTACCCCATCATGGTCAAGATCGACTTCGGCGAAGTGCTGATGGCGGGCAAGAACCTTAAGCCTGTCGGGCTGACATTGTTTGTCAACTGGGCCATTAAGCCCTTCACCATGTACGCCATCGCATTATTCTTTTTGGGATACGCCTTTAAGGGGCTCATTGGTCCCGACGCCGTCGACTATGTCAAGATGCCGCTGGGCTTGGATCTTCCCGTGGGGGCCACCCACGGCGTGGGCACGGTGGTGCTTCACAACGGCCTAAAAATGCTGGAAGTGCCCTTATGGCGAAGCTATCTGGCTGGATGCATTCTTTTGGGAATCGCTCCGTGCACGGCCATGGTTTTGGTGTGGGGCTATCTGGCCCGCGGCAACGACGGTCACACGCTGGTCATGGTCGCCATCAACAGCCTCACCATGCTTTTTCTTTACGGGCCGTTGGGAGGCTTCCTCCTGGGCGTAGGACGTCTTCCCGTGCCATGGCAGGCTCTGGTGCTTTCCATCGGCATCTATGTGGCTCTGCCTTTGGTAGCCGGCTATTTTTCTCGAAAACTTATCATTCGGGCCAAGGGTGTAGATTGGTTTGAACAGAAATTTTTGCATGTCCTGACCCCGGTGACCATCATCGCCTTGCTGGTCACCCTCATATTGCTTTTTTCCTTCAAGGGCGACGTTATTGTCGGCAACCCTTTGACCATCCTTTGGATTGCCATTCCTTTGTTTATCCAAACAAACCTGATTTTCTGGCTCGCTTACGGACTCTCCAAGGCGCTCAAGTTGCGTTATGAAGACGCGGCCCCCTCGGCCATGATCGGTGCCTCCAACCATTTTGAAGTGGCCATTGCCACGGCCACGCTGCTTTTCGGTCTGGCTTCCGGGGCGGCCTTGGCCACCGTGGTGGGGGTCCTGATCGAGGTGCCGGTGATGCTTATGCTGGTCAAAATCTGCCTGGGCACGCGACACTGGTTCACGGATTGGCTCAAGGGCATGAACCTACATGAAGCGGTGGCACGCCTCATGGAAGACGTCGGCCGTATGCAGCAGGAACTGAGGGAGCTGAAGGCCCGAATTCGGTAA
- a CDS encoding rhodanese-like domain-containing protein produces the protein MSKRLFVGTPWRQAVWQSLALVGLALMLSFAVNGLRSDGLPWIQPVGQWVGETGLEISLDEAQILYLTDQAVFLDARSPEAYRSGHIDKALNLPWVHFSERASEVLDGLPKETPIVTYCDEGCRFSEELAAALTAQGYAQVRALMNGWSAWLESGFPVATGP, from the coding sequence GTGAGCAAACGATTATTTGTGGGCACACCGTGGCGCCAGGCCGTGTGGCAGAGCCTGGCCCTGGTGGGCTTGGCTTTGATGCTGTCGTTCGCGGTCAACGGCCTTCGTTCGGATGGCTTGCCCTGGATCCAACCGGTCGGTCAGTGGGTGGGAGAAACCGGACTGGAAATTTCTTTGGACGAAGCGCAGATCCTTTATTTGACGGATCAGGCGGTGTTTCTGGACGCTCGAAGCCCAGAGGCATACCGTTCCGGCCATATTGACAAGGCCTTGAACCTTCCATGGGTTCATTTTTCGGAGAGGGCTTCCGAGGTACTGGACGGCTTGCCGAAAGAAACGCCCATCGTTACGTACTGCGATGAAGGCTGCCGATTCAGCGAAGAATTGGCGGCAGCTCTAACAGCACAAGGCTACGCACAGGTGCGTGCCCTGATGAACGGATGGTCTGCGTGGTTGGAAAGCGGATTTCCTGTGGCGACAGGCCCGTGA
- a CDS encoding thioredoxin family protein, whose amino-acid sequence MEIKVLGPGCKKCQQTEAVVKEAVTESGVQASVGHVTDAMEIASYGVFGTPAVVVNGEVKSVGKIPKKEEVLSWIRAAS is encoded by the coding sequence ATGGAAATTAAGGTCTTGGGACCCGGTTGCAAGAAATGCCAACAGACCGAAGCGGTGGTCAAGGAAGCGGTCACGGAATCCGGCGTCCAAGCTTCCGTAGGACATGTGACGGATGCCATGGAAATCGCCAGCTACGGTGTCTTTGGCACGCCGGCTGTCGTCGTTAACGGTGAAGTGAAATCCGTGGGCAAGATTCCCAAAAAGGAAGAAGTTCTCTCGTGGATTCGTGCGGCATCGTGA
- a CDS encoding thioredoxin family protein, whose translation MTKRVVALLVLLGFGLFGGCRGQAMESEQEIPVKGMVTMVDLGAHECIPCKMMEPILKEVQQEYDGRAAVIFVDVWKDRQAAARFGIRVIPTQIFYDKEGKEVFRHEGFLDKKSIAHVFSKLGVE comes from the coding sequence ATGACAAAGCGGGTTGTGGCACTTCTGGTACTGCTGGGCTTCGGCCTCTTCGGGGGCTGCCGTGGGCAGGCCATGGAATCGGAGCAGGAAATTCCCGTCAAGGGCATGGTGACCATGGTAGACCTGGGAGCCCATGAATGTATTCCCTGCAAGATGATGGAGCCGATTCTCAAGGAGGTGCAACAAGAATACGACGGACGCGCCGCCGTCATTTTTGTCGATGTCTGGAAGGACCGGCAGGCGGCGGCCCGATTCGGCATTCGTGTCATTCCGACGCAGATTTTCTATGACAAAGAGGGCAAGGAAGTCTTTCGACACGAAGGCTTTCTGGACAAGAAGAGCATCGCCCATGTGTTCAGTAAGCTGGGCGTGGAATAA
- a CDS encoding thioredoxin family protein, whose amino-acid sequence MKSIRQIRIDGQTVGVVGLDEALQELADSLKGQPREAVEEVLLERLAKDNYIPSGARNAYGKALYREWQRFVGEAVQDEPEQAPSILVVGPGCAQCDALEKTVMEILSEEKLAVNVDHVRDPVAIGEMGILGVPALVVKGRVVFSGRVPLRAELKKLLLQALKDVQ is encoded by the coding sequence ATGAAGTCCATACGGCAAATTCGCATCGACGGGCAGACGGTGGGCGTGGTGGGACTCGACGAGGCCCTGCAGGAACTGGCGGATTCGCTCAAAGGTCAACCCCGCGAGGCTGTGGAAGAGGTGCTGCTGGAACGTCTGGCCAAAGATAACTATATACCATCCGGTGCGCGGAATGCTTATGGTAAGGCCTTGTACCGTGAGTGGCAGCGCTTTGTGGGAGAAGCGGTTCAAGACGAGCCGGAGCAAGCGCCATCGATCCTGGTGGTGGGACCCGGCTGCGCTCAGTGTGATGCGCTGGAAAAAACGGTGATGGAGATTCTCAGTGAAGAAAAGCTTGCGGTGAACGTGGACCATGTGCGGGATCCCGTGGCCATCGGCGAGATGGGGATTTTGGGCGTGCCCGCCCTGGTGGTCAAGGGCCGCGTGGTGTTTTCCGGCCGCGTGCCTTTGAGAGCCGAACTGAAAAAGCTTCTGCTGCAGGCGCTCAAGGACGTGCAATGA
- a CDS encoding insulinase family protein encodes MGHRSAFQLHRDTFIQEIQTQAKIYTHVPTGARILSMENDDENKVFGVTFRTPPKDASGLPHILEHSVLCGSRKYPVKEPFVELLKGSLQTFLNAFTYPDKTCYPVASQNLQDFYNLVDVYLDSVFYPKITPWIFKQEGWHYELENRESPLQYKGVVYNEMRGAYSSPDRLVVEYSQQSLFPDTPYGLDSGGDPQVIPTLTYEQFKAFHETYYHPSNAWFYFYGNDDPDRRLAVLEDLLKDFQPRSVDSRIPLQPPFTAPRRVHKTYAVGKDQPPKAMVTVNWLLTQTEPPETHLALHILEYVLLGMPGSPLRRALIESGLGEDLAGVGLEAELQQMMFSTGLKGVAPKNLEKVEALILNVVKELAEKGIPKETVEAALNTLEFRLRENNTGPYPRGLALMLRALTTWLYDGDPLALVAFETPLNWVKEKALSGTGFLEELLVRYWVNNPHRATLFLEPDETLEERQRAEEAKKLAERKASMSPQDLERLVKETRTLRQLQETPDPPEALATIPRLRLEDLERENKKIPAEDCMLAQVPVLTHDLFTNGIVYLDLAFEVSAVPAHLLGYVPLLGRALLEMGTEKEDYVRLNERISRKTGGISVQTSTFVCADGHRVGSWLLIRGKALTHQVPELCAILRDLVTAVRLDNRDRFRQIALESKARREASLIPEGHRFVARRVKAPWHAAHWAEENMKGIESLFFVRKLCERVDSDWEGVLADLEQVRHAILSSKNLRANVTVDEATRQEITPVLEELLAGLPAHDTARASWLPNRMPHKEGFTGPLHVNYVAKGLNLRDAGFRFRGSALVVSHFLRTGYLWDRVRVQGGAYGAFTQLDRFSGDFTLVSYRDPNVHKTLHVYDQCADFLKTFELHQDELTKAIIGVIGDLDRHLLPDAKGFTSFMRHLAGDDDAARQRMRDEVLATTRDDFRAFGELLDSARDTGRIVVLGSRESLASEDMALHISQVL; translated from the coding sequence ATGGGGCACAGGAGTGCGTTTCAGCTGCATCGCGACACGTTTATTCAGGAAATCCAAACACAGGCGAAAATCTATACCCATGTTCCCACGGGGGCTCGCATTCTTTCCATGGAAAACGACGATGAAAACAAGGTGTTCGGGGTCACCTTTCGCACGCCCCCCAAGGATGCCTCGGGACTTCCCCATATTCTCGAACATTCCGTGCTGTGCGGATCGCGCAAATACCCTGTCAAGGAACCTTTCGTAGAACTCCTCAAAGGATCCCTGCAAACCTTTCTCAACGCTTTCACCTATCCGGATAAGACCTGCTATCCCGTGGCCAGCCAAAACCTTCAGGATTTTTATAACCTGGTGGACGTCTACCTGGACTCGGTCTTTTATCCGAAGATCACCCCATGGATTTTCAAGCAAGAAGGTTGGCACTACGAACTCGAAAACCGCGAAAGCCCGCTCCAGTACAAAGGCGTCGTCTACAACGAAATGCGCGGCGCCTACTCCTCACCCGACCGACTGGTGGTGGAATACAGCCAGCAGAGCCTTTTTCCCGACACGCCCTATGGGTTGGATTCGGGAGGGGATCCCCAGGTCATTCCAACGCTGACCTATGAACAGTTCAAAGCCTTTCACGAAACCTACTACCATCCATCCAACGCCTGGTTTTACTTCTACGGCAATGACGATCCGGATCGGCGCCTGGCCGTTTTGGAAGATCTGCTCAAAGATTTTCAACCCCGTTCCGTGGACAGTCGCATTCCTCTGCAGCCGCCATTCACGGCCCCTCGGCGCGTGCACAAAACCTATGCCGTGGGCAAAGACCAGCCCCCCAAAGCCATGGTGACCGTCAACTGGCTCCTGACTCAGACGGAACCGCCGGAAACCCATCTGGCCCTTCACATTCTGGAATACGTCCTGCTCGGCATGCCGGGGTCTCCGCTGCGACGCGCCTTGATTGAATCGGGCCTCGGGGAAGATCTGGCCGGCGTGGGTCTGGAGGCTGAACTGCAACAGATGATGTTTTCCACGGGTCTCAAAGGTGTGGCGCCCAAAAATCTGGAAAAGGTGGAAGCCCTGATTCTGAATGTGGTCAAGGAGCTGGCCGAAAAAGGCATTCCCAAGGAAACTGTGGAAGCGGCCCTGAACACCTTGGAATTTCGCCTGCGTGAAAACAACACGGGACCCTACCCCAGAGGTCTCGCCCTGATGCTGCGCGCCCTCACCACCTGGCTCTACGACGGGGACCCTCTGGCTCTCGTAGCCTTTGAAACCCCCTTGAACTGGGTAAAAGAAAAGGCATTGAGCGGTACAGGGTTCTTAGAAGAGCTTCTGGTCCGCTACTGGGTGAACAATCCGCATCGAGCGACCCTTTTTCTGGAACCGGATGAAACCTTGGAAGAACGTCAACGGGCCGAGGAAGCCAAAAAACTGGCCGAACGCAAGGCGTCCATGTCCCCACAAGACCTGGAGCGTCTCGTGAAAGAAACGCGAACGCTGCGACAATTACAGGAAACACCCGACCCGCCCGAAGCGCTGGCCACCATTCCTCGACTGCGACTGGAAGATTTGGAAAGAGAAAACAAAAAAATCCCCGCCGAAGACTGCATGCTGGCCCAGGTTCCCGTACTTACCCACGATCTGTTCACCAACGGCATTGTCTACCTGGACTTGGCTTTTGAGGTGAGCGCCGTGCCGGCCCACCTTCTGGGCTATGTGCCTCTGTTAGGCCGAGCCCTTCTGGAAATGGGCACGGAAAAGGAAGACTATGTCCGCCTCAATGAACGCATCAGCCGCAAGACCGGAGGCATTAGCGTTCAAACCAGCACTTTCGTGTGTGCCGACGGCCATAGGGTCGGCAGTTGGCTTCTGATCCGAGGAAAGGCCCTCACCCATCAGGTGCCGGAACTGTGCGCCATCCTTCGCGACCTGGTGACCGCAGTGCGGCTGGACAACCGGGATCGGTTTCGACAAATCGCTCTCGAATCCAAAGCCCGCCGTGAAGCGTCGCTCATCCCCGAAGGGCATCGCTTTGTGGCCCGAAGGGTTAAGGCGCCATGGCATGCGGCCCACTGGGCCGAAGAGAACATGAAGGGAATCGAGTCTCTGTTCTTTGTGCGAAAGCTTTGCGAACGCGTGGACAGTGACTGGGAAGGGGTTCTGGCCGATCTGGAACAGGTGCGCCATGCCATCCTTTCGTCCAAGAACCTTCGAGCCAATGTGACCGTGGACGAGGCCACCCGGCAAGAGATTACCCCCGTTTTGGAAGAACTTCTCGCCGGCCTTCCGGCCCATGACACGGCGCGCGCCTCTTGGCTTCCGAACCGCATGCCCCACAAAGAAGGCTTTACGGGCCCTTTGCACGTGAACTACGTGGCCAAGGGTCTGAACCTGCGCGATGCCGGCTTTCGCTTTCGAGGATCGGCCTTGGTGGTGAGTCACTTTCTGCGCACGGGTTATCTCTGGGACCGCGTGCGAGTTCAGGGTGGAGCCTACGGCGCCTTCACTCAACTGGACAGATTTTCAGGGGATTTCACCCTGGTGTCCTACAGAGACCCGAACGTACACAAGACGCTGCACGTCTACGACCAGTGCGCGGATTTTCTCAAAACCTTTGAGCTTCACCAGGATGAACTGACCAAAGCCATCATCGGCGTCATTGGAGACCTGGACCGGCACCTGCTGCCCGACGCCAAGGGATTCACGTCCTTTATGAGGCACCTTGCCGGGGATGATGACGCCGCGCGCCAACGCATGCGTGACGAAGTTCTGGCCACCACGCGGGATGATTTTCGAGCCTTTGGCGAACTGTTGGACTCCGCGCGAGACACCGGCCGCATCGTGGTCCTGGGATCTCGAGAATCCCTGGCCTCCGAAGACATGGCCCTGCACATCAGCCAGGTCCTGTAG
- a CDS encoding (Fe-S)-binding protein — protein MLLRSYRKEIFRPECNPSFQSLHCIAHLDQDIGEVIPYLNAVLGGSQFTREPPSVTFKAHGKLITVHPRQIAINALKEPEEADKILQWLREEINSIWDKRAEITPKFEPLKKPQVFAILKHLPKTNCGECGYPTCTVFAVHVSEGGRSPENCPHLSPEQRRALHTYLEPFDLTG, from the coding sequence ATGTTGCTTCGCAGCTATCGAAAAGAAATCTTTCGCCCGGAATGCAATCCCAGTTTTCAGTCTCTTCACTGCATCGCTCACTTGGATCAGGATATTGGGGAAGTCATTCCCTACCTGAACGCCGTCTTGGGAGGATCCCAGTTCACGCGTGAACCTCCCTCGGTGACCTTCAAGGCCCACGGCAAGCTCATTACGGTCCATCCTCGACAAATCGCCATCAATGCGCTCAAAGAACCGGAAGAAGCCGACAAAATCCTTCAATGGCTGCGCGAGGAAATCAACAGCATCTGGGACAAGCGCGCGGAAATCACGCCCAAGTTCGAGCCGCTGAAGAAACCTCAGGTATTTGCTATTTTAAAACATCTTCCTAAGACAAACTGTGGCGAGTGCGGGTATCCCACCTGCACCGTCTTTGCCGTTCATGTGTCGGAAGGCGGCCGCAGTCCGGAAAACTGCCCACATCTGAGTCCGGAACAGCGCCGGGCGTTGCATACGTACCTCGAGCCCTTTGACCTCACCGGCTGA